The DNA window TTGCTTCCTGGATCAATAACCTCTGGACTACTGCTTCGGCTTGCTCCGGGGTTAACCTAGTCCCGGAGCTTATTCCCAATTCTTCGAGCTCGCCTTGCTGTCCGGTTTCGGCTACCTGGTAGCGGTTTTGTTCGGTATCGGCCCGCCAGGTGAGGTAAAGGGTGGGCCGGGCTAGGGCAGCGCCCACTGCGTTGGCGGATTGGTAGTAAGGCGGAAGCCAGTGTCGGCAGCCCAGCTTCCGAGCTAGGCGCGGGGCGATGGCGGCGGCTGCCGCCCCGATGCCGATGATCAAATCGGGACGGGCCGTGCGGCCCTGCATGATTTCCCACACCCGGTAAGCCGGCTCCTCACGCCAAGCCTGAAACATGGCTTCTACCGCCGAAGCTAAATCGAATACGAATTGCTCCACCACCGCCTGGGCTAAGCGGCCGAGGCCGGCGGCCTCTCCAGCATCGCCGTCCGCTGGCGTGGTTCCGGAGTCGGGCATCAGGCGGCCTAGGGCGGCCTTAGCCCGGTCCCGGTCCCCTATGCTGGCCTCTCCCAGGTAGCGCAAAGCATCGGTGAGGGTAGGCGCTGGGCCGCCCAAGCAAGCTGCTGGTCCCAGGCGCTCCGGGCCGATGTGCAGATCCAGCCCTTCCCCCTCCCGCCTGACCTGAGAATCTCCTCCCCGGGGGAGAGATCGAACCGCCAGCGCTCGGACGTGGGTAAAGAGCTGGCTTGCACCTGGTGGCGCTCCCGGCCAGGCCAAGGCGGCACCCTTGCTGGCCAGCAGGGGCTGGCCGTTAAGAATTAAGGCCAAGTCGGTGGTAGTGCCGCCGATATCGATTACTACCGCGGTCAATGGGGAGCCCTCGGTTCCCGGTAGCCGCTCTGAGCCCGAGGCGGCTTGGCCCAGGGCCAGCGCCCCCAAGGCGCTGGAAGCTGGTCCGGAAAAGATGGTTTCCACCGGGTGGCGCTTGGCTTGAGCCAGCGGCAGGGCGCCGCCATCGGCCTTAACTACGTAAGCGGGAGCAGCTATACCCCTTTTCTCCAGCGCCGCCTCCACCTGCTCCCAAAATCTTTGGTAAGCCTCCTGGGTTACCGCAGTTAGGGCGGTAGTTGCCGCCCGGCGGGGCAGGTTGAGCTGGCCGCATAGCTCGTGGCTCAGGAATAGCTTCAGCTCTGGGTAGTGCTGGGCGGCCAAGTCCCTGACTTTAAGCTCATGGGCCCAGTTACGGACGGCAAATTTGCCGGCCACTGCTACCCGCTGGACTCCTGCTGCTACCATTTGTCCCAGGTGCTTTAGCACCTCTTCTTGCTCCAAAGCGACTATTTCCCGCCCCCGGTAATCGATGGCTCCGGCTGCTACATGAACCGGCCAGGGGAAGCTAAAGGAGCTGGGATTAACCCCCGGCCCGGGTAGGAGGAGGATAGCTGCTTTGGGCAGATGGCCTTGGGCAATCAGGTTGGTTACCAGGGTAGTGCTAAAGGTTATCCGCTCTAGCGCCCCTGGGTCCATGCCTGAGAGGAGCTCATCCAGCACCGCTGTCAGCACTGAGAGCAAATTATCTTCAGTTGGGCGCTTAACGGTGCGGATTATCCGGCCTTCTCCGATCAAAGCGCCATCGGTATAGGTTCCGCCCACGTCGATACCTAAGAGCACCAAACCCACCTCTTTAATGGCATCTTTAATGACATTATCTCCCATGCCGTGCTAGCTTTAGTATTCGCCACCAGGTTAGCCTTCCCTCTTTGGGGCATATCTTGGATGAAAGTGCATACAATCGTAGAAGAGGAAGTAGCTGCCAAAAGGAGGTAGCCCCATGGAGCGCAAGCGGTGGGTAGCCATGGTCTCCGTCCCTGGGCAAAAGAGCCGATCTTTTTGGGTCGGCGTTGCCCTGCTCGTGGCTTTGCTTTTAGCCCTGAGCTTAATGTTTGGCCCTCTGGCCCTGGCAACTAAGAACTTGGTCCTAGCGGTGGCCGGGACGATTAGACAATTGCCCATCTACAGCGTGGGCACGGATGAAAAGAAAATTGCCTTTTCCTTTGATGCTACTTGGGGCGCGGAACGCACTCCCAAAATCCTGGACATCCTCGACCGCTATCAGATCAAGACCACTTTCTTCCTCACCAACATCTGGCTCAAGGATTATGCTCCCCAGGCCCAGGAAATTGCCCGGCGCGGCCACGAGATCGGTATGCACTCGGCTACCCATCCCCAGTTCACTTCCCTTTCCGAAGCCCAGATGCAAAAGGAGCTACAGGATAACCATGACCGCATCTTGGAAGTGACTGGCAAAAAGCCGAAACTCTTCCGGCCGCCCTTCGGCGATTACAATAACCAGGTAATTGAAGTGGTAAAACGCATGGGCTTCATCCCTATCCAATGGAGCATAGATTCTCTGGACTGGCGGGATTTGAGCGGGACCGAGATTAGCCAGCGGGTACTCAGGCAGGCGGCTCCGGGAGCTATTGTCCTCTTTCATAATGATGGTAAGTACACTCCCGAGGCCCTGCCGGTTATCATTGAACAGCTTAAGGCCGATGGTTATCAGATTGTGCCTATCTCAGAGCTGCTTCTGCCTGGCGATTATTACGTGGATGTGCACGGGGTACAGCGGCCCGCCCGCTAGGTCTCGTCCATGGCGGCGGGCGACGTGCTCGCGGGGCTAAGCCAGCCGCTTCGCCATTGCCGGGGGCGGAGATGGATCCGGGCAATACCGGGGATGGGCCGAAAGCAAGGTAGCTTGGGCGGTTCGCAGCCTATCGAGATCGGATGCGGGGGAGAACAGGTTGATCCAGGCGCTGGCGCCGGTGGATCTCTAGAATTTCGGCCCGCAAGAGCTCAAGCCGGTCGGTGCTAATATCGATCTTGGCGGCAATCTCAGCATCGCTCTTTCCTGCTTTCCAGGCCCGGATGATCCGGCGCACATCCACCCGATATTTTTGGGAGAGCGCCAGGTGGTCAAGTTCCGGCTCTCGGAGGATTCGCTGCCGGCGCTGCTCCACTCTTATCACCTCGCCCTTAACTTCTCCACCCGGGCGGCGGTTCATGAGGCCAGCCGCCTAGTAGTTTTTTTCAGCATGTGCTAAAATTACATGGATATGAACCTCTAGGCACAGGTGGAAAGCCGCTAATGGCGATGCCAATAGTTGAAGCCTTGGCAGCTTATAATGACAAAGGCTATATACCTTTCCATACGCCTGGGCACAAACAGGGGCGGGCCTGGGGATGCTGGGAGTCGTGGGGCAGATCCCTTGGGGGCCTCTGGTCCGGGGGCCTTCGGTCCTGGCCGCTGGCCGGCGAGTTTTGGCGAGCCGATCTTACCGAAGTTCCCGGCCTCGATGATTTAGCTTGCCCAAAGGGAGCGATTGCGGAAGCTGAGAGGCTTTCCGCCCAGGCGTTTGGCGCGAAGCAGAGCTTCTTTTTGGTCAATGGGGCCACGGTGGGCATTCAGGCGTTGATGCTGGCCTGGTGCGGTCCAGAAGATAGGGTTTTAGTTCCCCGCTATGCTCACCGCTCTATCTGGGCCGGGTTGGTGCTAACCGGTGCCCGGCCGGTGTACTTGCAGCCAGAATTGCATCCTCGGCTGGGTTTTCCCTTGGCGATCACCGTGGAAGAAACGCGGCGGGCTTTGCGGGAGGCTCCTTCAGCCCGGCTATTATGGCTGGTGCATCCCAGCTACTATGGTATAACCTCAAGAGCCCAAGCAATTATCCAGGAGGCCCAAAGGGCGGGGGTGCCCGTGGTAGCTGATGAAGCCCACGGGTCTCACTTTATATGGGACCGGCGCCTGCCAGAGCCAGCCCTGGCCTGCGGGGCCAAAGCCTCAGTCCAAAGCTGGCATAAAACTCTGGTTTCCCTGACCCAAAGCGCAGTCTTGCATCTGGGCGACGACCAGTGGGGGCAGGCGGTGGCCGGAGCTCTACGCTTGCTGCAATCCAGCAGCCCCTCTTATCTGCTGTTGGCCTCCTTGGACGCCTGCCGGGAGCTAATGGCCACCCAGGGGCAGAGCATCTGGGGCCGGACGGTGGACTTGGCCTTGGAGGTGCGCCGGCGGCTAGTTCGGCTGGCCGAAGCTAAGGGCCTGGAGCTGGTTGGTGAAGAAGTGTTGACCATTCCTGGGGTAGGGGGATGGGATCCCACTCGCTTGGTGATCTCGGCTGCCCAAGGGTGGGGATTGAGTGGCCCGGATCTGGCCTCGGTTCTCCGAGATGAAGGTATCCAGGCAGAAATGGCCGATGCCCAAAGCGTGGTTCTGCTCGTTACTCCTGGGGATGACGAGGAGACGATTAGCCTTCTTGCCCAGGCTTTAGAGCGAATAGGCCAACGGGCGGGAAAGACCAGGGTAGCAGGTAGCCAGGCTAGGTCATCTAGTGGCCAGGGTTTCCCTTGGTCAGCGCCCTGGCCGCGACCGCAGGTAGCCCTT is part of the Clostridia bacterium genome and encodes:
- a CDS encoding arginine decarboxylase; the encoded protein is MAMPIVEALAAYNDKGYIPFHTPGHKQGRAWGCWESWGRSLGGLWSGGLRSWPLAGEFWRADLTEVPGLDDLACPKGAIAEAERLSAQAFGAKQSFFLVNGATVGIQALMLAWCGPEDRVLVPRYAHRSIWAGLVLTGARPVYLQPELHPRLGFPLAITVEETRRALREAPSARLLWLVHPSYYGITSRAQAIIQEAQRAGVPVVADEAHGSHFIWDRRLPEPALACGAKASVQSWHKTLVSLTQSAVLHLGDDQWGQAVAGALRLLQSSSPSYLLLASLDACRELMATQGQSIWGRTVDLALEVRRRLVRLAEAKGLELVGEEVLTIPGVGGWDPTRLVISAAQGWGLSGPDLASVLRDEGIQAEMADAQSVVLLVTPGDDEETISLLAQALERIGQRAGKTRVAGSQARSSSGQGFPWSAPWPRPQVALSPRQAYLKLKSSPEARAVPLAEAQGLVAAEMVCPYPPGVPLLCPGEVIDQEVIAWIKELRGRKLYFQGASDPSLKSILVWDR
- a CDS encoding hydantoinase/oxoprolinase family protein: MGDNVIKDAIKEVGLVLLGIDVGGTYTDGALIGEGRIIRTVKRPTEDNLLSVLTAVLDELLSGMDPGALERITFSTTLVTNLIAQGHLPKAAILLLPGPGVNPSSFSFPWPVHVAAGAIDYRGREIVALEQEEVLKHLGQMVAAGVQRVAVAGKFAVRNWAHELKVRDLAAQHYPELKLFLSHELCGQLNLPRRAATTALTAVTQEAYQRFWEQVEAALEKRGIAAPAYVVKADGGALPLAQAKRHPVETIFSGPASSALGALALGQAASGSERLPGTEGSPLTAVVIDIGGTTTDLALILNGQPLLASKGAALAWPGAPPGASQLFTHVRALAVRSLPRGGDSQVRREGEGLDLHIGPERLGPAACLGGPAPTLTDALRYLGEASIGDRDRAKAALGRLMPDSGTTPADGDAGEAAGLGRLAQAVVEQFVFDLASAVEAMFQAWREEPAYRVWEIMQGRTARPDLIIGIGAAAAAIAPRLARKLGCRHWLPPYYQSANAVGAALARPTLYLTWRADTEQNRYQVAETGQQGELEELGISSGTRLTPEQAEAVVQRLLIQEA
- a CDS encoding polysaccharide deacetylase family protein, coding for MVSVPGQKSRSFWVGVALLVALLLALSLMFGPLALATKNLVLAVAGTIRQLPIYSVGTDEKKIAFSFDATWGAERTPKILDILDRYQIKTTFFLTNIWLKDYAPQAQEIARRGHEIGMHSATHPQFTSLSEAQMQKELQDNHDRILEVTGKKPKLFRPPFGDYNNQVIEVVKRMGFIPIQWSIDSLDWRDLSGTEISQRVLRQAAPGAIVLFHNDGKYTPEALPVIIEQLKADGYQIVPISELLLPGDYYVDVHGVQRPAR